The Silurus meridionalis isolate SWU-2019-XX chromosome 16, ASM1480568v1, whole genome shotgun sequence genome has a segment encoding these proteins:
- the tut4 gene encoding terminal uridylyltransferase 4 isoform X3, which produces MSTMDETRSPLKSGKPSRSGGNKASSRAPKERENAKTPNRSKNTAPPRAKEEGQGGHTGGKGAAGSSHEVGRGKARRLTGRTGSGERGKTRSQIQQGGRSANLTPLNTKEENMPPSNCPRPALKDRHMGELLARRPAECAPDPEDETNLMSDQQLGLKQAEERLQRDYIYRLTKSPDYPNFQYLCKLCSIHVDNIQGAHKHIKEKRHKKNIMEKQEENELRSLPAPSAAQLRALNTAVLEAAQEHGISEQEFQQRQVVLRSMELIIQKHLPACSLRLYGSCLTRFAFKSSDVNIDVLYPAGMTQPDVLIQVLDILKKSEEFSDVESDFHAKVPVIFCNDVSSGLLCKVSAGNDVACLTTNHLAALAKLEPRLVPLVLAFRYWAKLCHVDCQAEGGIPSYSFSLMVIFFLQQRKQPILPVYLGYWIEGFDVKRVDEYHLTAIQSGHFVGWEHRPGSATEGRGDNKGKNDPQKHDGQKPGEKKKENQKGKTRLVLERTESVSLGQLWLELLRFYTLEFALEEYIISIRLKELLPRDVKNWPRRRLAIEDPFALKRNVARSLNSQMVFEYIQERFRTAYRYFACPQSRNGHVPERDVRRPRASRATGSRAADHKTCEDEDGANSTEDDEDEDEDDAGDEERRVSRGLSRLLVEDDDEDGAHHSSSSTPSPHNSMFPDSEDEERDQGRRKGPERENIAPEDLHYIFDRMIFTGGKPPTVVCSICKRDGHLKDDCPEDFKKMELTPLPPMTERFREILDNLCRRCYDELSPSVAEQQRRELILASLERFIRKEYNDKAQLCLFGSSKNGFGFRDSDLDICMTLEGHNTAEKLNCKDIIEGLAKVLKKHTGLRNILPITTAKVPIVKFEHKQSSLEGDISLYNTLAQHNTRMLATYAALDPRVQYLGYTMKVFAKRCDIGDASRGSLSSYAYILMVLYFLQQREPPVIPVLQEIYDGSSVPQRMVDGWNAFFFDDLDELRRRWPEFQQNSETVGELWLGLLRFYTEEFDFKEHVISIRQHKRLTTFEKQWTSKCIAIEDPFDLNHNLGAGVSRKMTNFIMKAFINGRKLFGTPFYPKLGMEADYFFDSKVLTDGELAPNDRCCRICGKIGHYMKDCPKRRRMKKKETDKDEEVREEDREPRERRCFQCGYIGHVRRECPDYRNLRQRGAPTQVPQMVRAMGSSQAIPIPQSGTSQDRPGRTRQTSECSDTRQTPPYSPQPSTFIQPSISPQSSQSGKPSPGSSSSSASSKSPHHPALPPSATPPQQQVHLPLFGFPPSQYMGMLTPGAWPSHPPSPGVKFPMRKGQGNGGTGHTSNPTLNDPSIIFAQPAGRDGGPPWHNHHLNNPGAILANGTVGKSEAGFQAPFGSVGPVSRSLGHSGTGSISVSWGFHMPQTYMQQSNKPFISQGAVANQHFPLQQSGRPVNRYIQQKK; this is translated from the exons ATGAGCACTATGGACGAAACCAGAAGCCCGCTGAAGTCAGGGAAGCCATCTCGCTCGGGTGGGAACAAGGCCTCGTCTAGAGCTCCAAAGGAGCGCGAGAACGCCAAGACACCGAATCGCAGTAAAAACACAGCACCACCCCGAGCAAAGGAGGAGGGACAGGGTGGGCACACCGGGGGCAAAGGGGCAGCAGGAAGCTCTCATGAGGTGGGGAGAGGCAAAGCACGCAGACTGACTGGTAGAACGGGGTCGGGGGAGAGGGGCAAGACGAGGTCTCAGATTCAGCAGGGGGGCAGGAGTGCAAACCTCACGCCACTCAACACCAAGGAGGAGAACATGCCCCCCAGTAACTGCCCCAGACCTGCACTGAAAGACAGACAcatgg GCGAGTTGTTAGCGAGACGGCCAGCAGAGTGCGCCCCTGACCCCGAGGACGAGACAAACCTGATGTCTGATCAGCAGCTGGGACTGAAACAGGCTGAGGAGAGACTGCAGAGAGACTACATCTACAGACTGACCAAG TCCCCCGATTACCCGAACTTCCAGTATCTATGCAAACTGTGCTCGATTCACGTGGACAACATACAGGGTGCTCACAAACACATCAAAGAGAAACGGCACAAGAAGAACAtcatg gagaagCAGGAAGAGAACGAGCTGCGTTCGTTACCTGCTCCGTCTGCGGCTCAGCTGCGAGCTCTGAACACGGCCGTGCTGGAGGCGGCTCAGGAACACGGCATCTCAGAGCAGGAGTTCCAGCAGAGGCAAGTTGTGCTGCGGAGCATGGAGCTGATCATCCAGAAACACCTACCtg cATGCTCTCTGCGTCTCTACGGTTCCTGTCTCACGCGATTCGCCTTCAAGTCCAGTGACGTGAACATCGACGTGCTCTACCCCGCTGGG ATGACGCAGCCTGACGTTCTCATCCAAGTGCTGGACATCCTGAAGAAGAGCG aggaattCTCAGATGTGGAGTCGGACTTCCACGCCAAAGTTCCCGTCATCTTCTGCAATGACGTGTCCAG TGGattgttgtgtaaagtgagcgCAGGAAATGATGTTGCATGTCTCACCACCAATCACCTGGCTGCATTGGCCAAGCTGGAGCCTCGTTTGGTCCCTCTGGTGCTAGCATTCCGCTACTGGGCtaag ctgtgtcaTGTGGACTGCCAGGCCGAGGGTGGGATTCCCTCCTACTCCTTCTCTTTAATGGTCATCTTTTTCCTGCAGCAGAGGAAGCAGCCCATTCTACCTGTGTACCTTGGCTACTGG atCGAAGGGTTTGATGTGAAGCGTGTGGATGAATATCACCTGACTGCCATTCAGTCAGGGCACTTTGTGGGGTGGGAGCACCGACCCGGCAGCGCCACCGAGGGGCGTGGAGACAACAAGGGCAAAAACGACCCCCAAAAACATGACGGGCAAAAACCGGgcgagaaaaagaaagagaaccaGAAGGGCAAG ACTCGTCTGGTGCTGGAGAGAACGGAGAGCGTCTCTCTCGGCCAGCTGTGGTTGGAGCTGCTGCGTTTCTACACACTGGAATTTGCTCTGGAGGAGTACATCATCAGCATCCGGCTGAAAGAGCTTCTACCTCGAGACGTGAAGAACTGGCCTCGCCGCCGCCTCGCCATCgagg ACCCGTTTGCCCTGAAGAGAAACGTAGCGCGGAGTCTGAACAGTCAGATGGTGTTCGAGTACATCCAGGAGCGCTTCCGCACCGCGTACCGCTACTTCGCGTGTCCTCAGAGCCGCAACGGACACGTCCCCGAGCGAGACGTGCGGCGTCCACGTGCCTCCCGGGCGACCGGATCGCGTGCCGCCGACCACAAAACGTGCGAGGACGAGGACGGAGCTAACAGCACAGAGGACGACGAGGATGAAGACGAAGACGATGCCGGAGATGAAGAGCGGCGTGTGAGCAGAGGCTTGTCCAGACTGCTTGTGGAGGACGACGATGAGGACGGTGCGCATcactcttcctcctccacccCGTCCCCTCACAACAGCATGTTCCCCGATAGCGAGGACGAGGAGCGGGACCAGGGGCGACGGAAAGGTCCGGAACGTGAGAACATCGCCCCGGAGGATCTGCACTATATCTTCGACAGGATGATCTTCACTGGGGGAAAG ccTCCGACGGTGGTATGCAGTATTTGTAAGCGAGACGGCCATTTGAAAGATGACTGTCCTGAAGACTTTAAGAAGATGGAGCTGACTCCTCTGCCTCCCATGACCGAGCGCTTCAGAGAAATCCTCGACAACCTGTGCAGACGCTGCTACG atgagtTGTCCCCGTCTGTGGCAGAGCAGCAGAGGAGGGAACTGATTCTGGCCAGTCTGGAGCGCTTTATTAGGAAGGAGTAtaatg ataAAGCCCAGCTGTGTCTGTTCGGTTCCTCCAAGAACGGTTTTGGATTCCGGGACAGTGACCTTGACATCTGTATGACGCTGGAGGGTCACAACACTGCAGAG aAACTGAACTGTAAAGATATCATCGAGGGATTAGCCAAGGTGCTGAAGAAACACACAG gtctgaGGAATATCTTGCCTATAACGACTGCCAAAGTGCCTATCGTCAAGTTCGAACACAAGCAGAGCAGCCTGGAAGGAGACATCAGCCTATACAACACCCTA GCTCAGCACAACACTCGTATGTTGGCCACGTACGCAGCCCTGGACCCACGTGTACAGTATTTAGGTTACACCATGAAAGTGTTTGCGAAG aggTGTGACATCGGTGATGCATCGAGGGGAAGTCTCTCATCTTACGCTTATATCCTCATGGTGCTGTACTTCCTGCAGCAGAGAGAGCCTCCTGTGATCCCCGTCCTGCAggag atCTATGATGGAAGTTCGGTTCCTCAGAGGATGGTGGACGGCTGGAACGCGTTCTTTTTCGATGATCTGGACGAGCTG cggcgGCGTTGGCCAGAGTTCCAGCAGAACAGCGAGACAGTTGGAGAGCTGTGGCTCGGCCTGCTGCGCTTCTACACGGAGGAGTTCGACTTCAAGGAGCACGTGATCTCCATCAGGCAGCACAAACGCCTCACCACCTTCGAGAAGCAGTGGACCTCCAAGTGCATCGCCATCGAAG atcCCTTTGATCTAAATCACAATCTTGGTGCTGGAGTTTCACGGAAaa TGACTAATTTCATCATGAAGGCATTTATTAACGGCAGGAAGTTGTTCGGAACTCCGTTTTATCCGAAGCTGGGGATGGAAGCG gatTACTTCTTCGACTCGAAGGTGCTTACAGATGGTGAGCTCGCTCCGAACGACCGCTGCTGTCGGATCTGTGGCAAAATTGGACATTACATGAAGGACTGCCCGAAAAGACGCAG gatgaAGAAGAAAGAGACTGATAAGGACGAGGAGGTGCGTGAGGAGGACAGAGAGCCGAGAGAGAGACGCTGTTTCCAGTGCGGATACATAGGACACGTCCGGAGAGAATGTCCCGATTACAGAAACCTCCGACAGAGAGGAGCTCCTACACagg TTCCTCAGATGGTACGTGCCATGGGGAGCTCTCAGGCCATCCCTATTCCTCAAAGTGGTACGTCTCAGGATCGACCTGGCCGGACCAGGCAGACATCAGAATGT TCGGACACGCGTCAGACGCCTCCATACTCGCCCCAGCCGTCTACGTTCATCCAGCCCTCCATCTCTCCTCAGTCGTCTCAGAGCGGCAAGCCTTCGCCAGGCTCCTCGTCCTCCTCCGCTTCGTCCAAATCCCCTCATCATCCCGCTCTTCCTCCCTCTGCAACTCCTCCTCAGCAGCAGGTTCATCTGCCTCTCTTTGGTTTCCCACCCTCTCAGTACATGGGCATGCTCACACCAGGCGCCTGGCCCTCCCATCCGCCCTCCCCGGGGGTAAAGTTCCCAATGAGAAAGGGACAAGGGAACGGAGGGACGGGGCACACGTCAAACCCCACCCTCAATGACCCCAGCATCATCTTTGCCCAGCCAGCGGGGCGGGACGGGGGGCCACCCTGGCACAACCACCACCTGAACAACCCCGGGGCAATACTGGCTAATGGCACGGTGGGGAAGTCAg AAGCAGGCTTCCAGGCTCCGTTTGGTTCTGTAGGTCCGGTCTCTCGCTCGCTGGGCCACAGCGGCACCGGGTCCATATCGGTCTCCTGGGGTTTCCATATGCCGCAGACGTATATGCAGCAGTCCAACAAGCCCTTCATCTCCCAGG GTGCGGTGGCGAATCAGCACTTCCCCCTGCAGCAGTCCGGACGTCCCGTCAACCGCTACATCCAGCAGAAGAAATAA
- the tut4 gene encoding terminal uridylyltransferase 4 isoform X2 codes for MSTMDETRSPLKSGKPSRSGGNKASSRAPKERENAKTPNRSKNTAPPRAKEEGQGGHTGGKGAAGSSHEVGRGKARRLTGRTGSGERGKTRSQIQQGGRSANLTPLNTKEENMPPSNCPRPALKDRHMGELLARRPAECAPDPEDETNLMSDQQLGLKQAEERLQRDYIYRLTKQSPDYPNFQYLCKLCSIHVDNIQGAHKHIKEKRHKKNIMEKQEENELRSLPAPSAAQLRALNTAVLEAAQEHGISEQEFQQRQVVLRSMELIIQKHLPACSLRLYGSCLTRFAFKSSDVNIDVLYPAGMTQPDVLIQVLDILKKSEEFSDVESDFHAKVPVIFCNDVSSGLLCKVSAGNDVACLTTNHLAALAKLEPRLVPLVLAFRYWAKLCHVDCQAEGGIPSYSFSLMVIFFLQQRKQPILPVYLGYWIEGFDVKRVDEYHLTAIQSGHFVGWEHRPGSATEGRGDNKGKNDPQKHDGQKPGEKKKENQKGKTRLVLERTESVSLGQLWLELLRFYTLEFALEEYIISIRLKELLPRDVKNWPRRRLAIEDPFALKRNVARSLNSQMVFEYIQERFRTAYRYFACPQSRNGHVPERDVRRPRASRATGSRAADHKTCEDEDGANSTEDDEDEDEDDAGDEERRVSRGLSRLLVEDDDEDGAHHSSSSTPSPHNSMFPDSEDEERDQGRRKGPERENIAPEDLHYIFDRMIFTGGKPPTVVCSICKRDGHLKDDCPEDFKKMELTPLPPMTERFREILDNLCRRCYDELSPSVAEQQRRELILASLERFIRKEYNDKAQLCLFGSSKNGFGFRDSDLDICMTLEGHNTAEKLNCKDIIEGLAKVLKKHTGLRNILPITTAKVPIVKFEHKQSSLEGDISLYNTLAQHNTRMLATYAALDPRVQYLGYTMKVFAKRCDIGDASRGSLSSYAYILMVLYFLQQREPPVIPVLQEIYDGSSVPQRMVDGWNAFFFDDLDELRRRWPEFQQNSETVGELWLGLLRFYTEEFDFKEHVISIRQHKRLTTFEKQWTSKCIAIEDPFDLNHNLGAGVSRKMTNFIMKAFINGRKLFGTPFYPKLGMEADYFFDSKVLTDGELAPNDRCCRICGKIGHYMKDCPKRRRMKKKETDKDEEVREEDREPRERRCFQCGYIGHVRRECPDYRNLRQRGAPTQVPQMVRAMGSSQAIPIPQSGTSQDRPGRTRQTSECSDTRQTPPYSPQPSTFIQPSISPQSSQSGKPSPGSSSSSASSKSPHHPALPPSATPPQQQVHLPLFGFPPSQYMGMLTPGAWPSHPPSPGVKFPMRKGQGNGGTGHTSNPTLNDPSIIFAQPAGRDGGPPWHNHHLNNPGAILANGTVGKSAGFQAPFGSVGPVSRSLGHSGTGSISVSWGFHMPQTYMQQSNKPFISQGAVANQHFPLQQSGRPVNRYIQQKK; via the exons ATGAGCACTATGGACGAAACCAGAAGCCCGCTGAAGTCAGGGAAGCCATCTCGCTCGGGTGGGAACAAGGCCTCGTCTAGAGCTCCAAAGGAGCGCGAGAACGCCAAGACACCGAATCGCAGTAAAAACACAGCACCACCCCGAGCAAAGGAGGAGGGACAGGGTGGGCACACCGGGGGCAAAGGGGCAGCAGGAAGCTCTCATGAGGTGGGGAGAGGCAAAGCACGCAGACTGACTGGTAGAACGGGGTCGGGGGAGAGGGGCAAGACGAGGTCTCAGATTCAGCAGGGGGGCAGGAGTGCAAACCTCACGCCACTCAACACCAAGGAGGAGAACATGCCCCCCAGTAACTGCCCCAGACCTGCACTGAAAGACAGACAcatgg GCGAGTTGTTAGCGAGACGGCCAGCAGAGTGCGCCCCTGACCCCGAGGACGAGACAAACCTGATGTCTGATCAGCAGCTGGGACTGAAACAGGCTGAGGAGAGACTGCAGAGAGACTACATCTACAGACTGACCAAG CAGTCCCCCGATTACCCGAACTTCCAGTATCTATGCAAACTGTGCTCGATTCACGTGGACAACATACAGGGTGCTCACAAACACATCAAAGAGAAACGGCACAAGAAGAACAtcatg gagaagCAGGAAGAGAACGAGCTGCGTTCGTTACCTGCTCCGTCTGCGGCTCAGCTGCGAGCTCTGAACACGGCCGTGCTGGAGGCGGCTCAGGAACACGGCATCTCAGAGCAGGAGTTCCAGCAGAGGCAAGTTGTGCTGCGGAGCATGGAGCTGATCATCCAGAAACACCTACCtg cATGCTCTCTGCGTCTCTACGGTTCCTGTCTCACGCGATTCGCCTTCAAGTCCAGTGACGTGAACATCGACGTGCTCTACCCCGCTGGG ATGACGCAGCCTGACGTTCTCATCCAAGTGCTGGACATCCTGAAGAAGAGCG aggaattCTCAGATGTGGAGTCGGACTTCCACGCCAAAGTTCCCGTCATCTTCTGCAATGACGTGTCCAG TGGattgttgtgtaaagtgagcgCAGGAAATGATGTTGCATGTCTCACCACCAATCACCTGGCTGCATTGGCCAAGCTGGAGCCTCGTTTGGTCCCTCTGGTGCTAGCATTCCGCTACTGGGCtaag ctgtgtcaTGTGGACTGCCAGGCCGAGGGTGGGATTCCCTCCTACTCCTTCTCTTTAATGGTCATCTTTTTCCTGCAGCAGAGGAAGCAGCCCATTCTACCTGTGTACCTTGGCTACTGG atCGAAGGGTTTGATGTGAAGCGTGTGGATGAATATCACCTGACTGCCATTCAGTCAGGGCACTTTGTGGGGTGGGAGCACCGACCCGGCAGCGCCACCGAGGGGCGTGGAGACAACAAGGGCAAAAACGACCCCCAAAAACATGACGGGCAAAAACCGGgcgagaaaaagaaagagaaccaGAAGGGCAAG ACTCGTCTGGTGCTGGAGAGAACGGAGAGCGTCTCTCTCGGCCAGCTGTGGTTGGAGCTGCTGCGTTTCTACACACTGGAATTTGCTCTGGAGGAGTACATCATCAGCATCCGGCTGAAAGAGCTTCTACCTCGAGACGTGAAGAACTGGCCTCGCCGCCGCCTCGCCATCgagg ACCCGTTTGCCCTGAAGAGAAACGTAGCGCGGAGTCTGAACAGTCAGATGGTGTTCGAGTACATCCAGGAGCGCTTCCGCACCGCGTACCGCTACTTCGCGTGTCCTCAGAGCCGCAACGGACACGTCCCCGAGCGAGACGTGCGGCGTCCACGTGCCTCCCGGGCGACCGGATCGCGTGCCGCCGACCACAAAACGTGCGAGGACGAGGACGGAGCTAACAGCACAGAGGACGACGAGGATGAAGACGAAGACGATGCCGGAGATGAAGAGCGGCGTGTGAGCAGAGGCTTGTCCAGACTGCTTGTGGAGGACGACGATGAGGACGGTGCGCATcactcttcctcctccacccCGTCCCCTCACAACAGCATGTTCCCCGATAGCGAGGACGAGGAGCGGGACCAGGGGCGACGGAAAGGTCCGGAACGTGAGAACATCGCCCCGGAGGATCTGCACTATATCTTCGACAGGATGATCTTCACTGGGGGAAAG ccTCCGACGGTGGTATGCAGTATTTGTAAGCGAGACGGCCATTTGAAAGATGACTGTCCTGAAGACTTTAAGAAGATGGAGCTGACTCCTCTGCCTCCCATGACCGAGCGCTTCAGAGAAATCCTCGACAACCTGTGCAGACGCTGCTACG atgagtTGTCCCCGTCTGTGGCAGAGCAGCAGAGGAGGGAACTGATTCTGGCCAGTCTGGAGCGCTTTATTAGGAAGGAGTAtaatg ataAAGCCCAGCTGTGTCTGTTCGGTTCCTCCAAGAACGGTTTTGGATTCCGGGACAGTGACCTTGACATCTGTATGACGCTGGAGGGTCACAACACTGCAGAG aAACTGAACTGTAAAGATATCATCGAGGGATTAGCCAAGGTGCTGAAGAAACACACAG gtctgaGGAATATCTTGCCTATAACGACTGCCAAAGTGCCTATCGTCAAGTTCGAACACAAGCAGAGCAGCCTGGAAGGAGACATCAGCCTATACAACACCCTA GCTCAGCACAACACTCGTATGTTGGCCACGTACGCAGCCCTGGACCCACGTGTACAGTATTTAGGTTACACCATGAAAGTGTTTGCGAAG aggTGTGACATCGGTGATGCATCGAGGGGAAGTCTCTCATCTTACGCTTATATCCTCATGGTGCTGTACTTCCTGCAGCAGAGAGAGCCTCCTGTGATCCCCGTCCTGCAggag atCTATGATGGAAGTTCGGTTCCTCAGAGGATGGTGGACGGCTGGAACGCGTTCTTTTTCGATGATCTGGACGAGCTG cggcgGCGTTGGCCAGAGTTCCAGCAGAACAGCGAGACAGTTGGAGAGCTGTGGCTCGGCCTGCTGCGCTTCTACACGGAGGAGTTCGACTTCAAGGAGCACGTGATCTCCATCAGGCAGCACAAACGCCTCACCACCTTCGAGAAGCAGTGGACCTCCAAGTGCATCGCCATCGAAG atcCCTTTGATCTAAATCACAATCTTGGTGCTGGAGTTTCACGGAAaa TGACTAATTTCATCATGAAGGCATTTATTAACGGCAGGAAGTTGTTCGGAACTCCGTTTTATCCGAAGCTGGGGATGGAAGCG gatTACTTCTTCGACTCGAAGGTGCTTACAGATGGTGAGCTCGCTCCGAACGACCGCTGCTGTCGGATCTGTGGCAAAATTGGACATTACATGAAGGACTGCCCGAAAAGACGCAG gatgaAGAAGAAAGAGACTGATAAGGACGAGGAGGTGCGTGAGGAGGACAGAGAGCCGAGAGAGAGACGCTGTTTCCAGTGCGGATACATAGGACACGTCCGGAGAGAATGTCCCGATTACAGAAACCTCCGACAGAGAGGAGCTCCTACACagg TTCCTCAGATGGTACGTGCCATGGGGAGCTCTCAGGCCATCCCTATTCCTCAAAGTGGTACGTCTCAGGATCGACCTGGCCGGACCAGGCAGACATCAGAATGT TCGGACACGCGTCAGACGCCTCCATACTCGCCCCAGCCGTCTACGTTCATCCAGCCCTCCATCTCTCCTCAGTCGTCTCAGAGCGGCAAGCCTTCGCCAGGCTCCTCGTCCTCCTCCGCTTCGTCCAAATCCCCTCATCATCCCGCTCTTCCTCCCTCTGCAACTCCTCCTCAGCAGCAGGTTCATCTGCCTCTCTTTGGTTTCCCACCCTCTCAGTACATGGGCATGCTCACACCAGGCGCCTGGCCCTCCCATCCGCCCTCCCCGGGGGTAAAGTTCCCAATGAGAAAGGGACAAGGGAACGGAGGGACGGGGCACACGTCAAACCCCACCCTCAATGACCCCAGCATCATCTTTGCCCAGCCAGCGGGGCGGGACGGGGGGCCACCCTGGCACAACCACCACCTGAACAACCCCGGGGCAATACTGGCTAATGGCACGGTGGGGAAGTCAg CAGGCTTCCAGGCTCCGTTTGGTTCTGTAGGTCCGGTCTCTCGCTCGCTGGGCCACAGCGGCACCGGGTCCATATCGGTCTCCTGGGGTTTCCATATGCCGCAGACGTATATGCAGCAGTCCAACAAGCCCTTCATCTCCCAGG GTGCGGTGGCGAATCAGCACTTCCCCCTGCAGCAGTCCGGACGTCCCGTCAACCGCTACATCCAGCAGAAGAAATAA